The Girardinichthys multiradiatus isolate DD_20200921_A chromosome 11, DD_fGirMul_XY1, whole genome shotgun sequence DNA window aaaggttttctttttggcATTTTTGTGCGCATGTATTTTTGTGTGCACAAGCATGAATGAGCACAAAAAGGTTAAACTCTTAATATTTAACCTGAACAGTCAAGACTTTTGTAACTTTGTAACTATTATTTTAGTTATTGAAGTTGGGTTACACCACAATTTACCTTTTTTTCCTCTGGTctggatttcttttttgtctttatgtaCGTGGAAGGCTAAAGATATGGACTCAAATGAGGCAATAGATACAAGTTCAAATTTGATAATGATAACAAAAAAACTGACTAATCTGGAGAGGTCTTTCTATGGCTATGTCGGATCTAACAGTGTTTAGGAAGTAATTTCCTTAAAATGACTAAGCAATGAGTACAACTGATTAGTTTTCTGACTGACAAAAAGATTGATTTCATATTTGTATTATCTTGTAAGTCAGATTTTCTTCTATAAACCCCATCCTACAACACTCATAGCATACAGTTAtatagtttcatttttttaatcaaatgttatGCAGGAGAAATCTGTTGACCTATGTGTTGCTGTGTTCTGCTTTGCAGTAAAAGCCCAAATCAAAGTAATGCATTTTCTTAAATGCATTTAGCCTTTACATATTAACTTTCTTGCCTGCAGCCTCTCTGTCAACATATTTTACAGGATTTAATCTTTTATGGCACAGAGCTTCACAGAAATGTTTATCTGTGTACCAAAACGGTGTTTTTCATCCCACATTTGCTTTCCTTCAGGCTAACTATGTTTTGGAGAACGATAATCTCCTTCTGACTCAGAGGGCAGAGTATGATGTGATCTTGTGCCTCAGCGTTACCAAATGGGTTCACCTAAACTGGGGAGACAGTGGTCTGAAGCGGCTCTTCAAAAGAGCCTACAGACACCTCCGTCCTGGAGGCTTGTTCATCCTGGAGCCGCAGCCCTGGGAGTCCTACGTGAGGAGGAAGAAGCTGACAGTAAGCTGaccttacattttttttttttttatcagcaaaAATGCGCACTAACTGCTCTCTCCACATTTATTGGAAGGAATAGACGGGATAGATGTCAAACTAAATATTCCTTTATTATAGTAGCAAAATCTCACAGTGAGAAAATTACCCTTTTAATTTGAGTATATTTATTCACTTTGGTCAAGAAATTTccactttaaaaaaagtaatatcTTTGAGCATTCCTCTTCCTCTTCGATGCTCTCTTCTTCAGCTCATCCCACTGGTTTTCTATAGGAGAAAGATCTGTGGATGAATATGGAAGAAGGTTGGCTCTATGTCTAGTGAGCCATTTCTGCGTTGATGTCGCCTTaggttttggatcattatgCTGATTTAAGACAAAGTGATGACCCATTTTTAGTTTACAGGTATAGGCCACTAGATATTTAAAATCTCctggcatttaaaaagaaatactgaGGCCATCTCTGATAGGTTTCCCTGACCCTAAGAGGCAACCCCACAACATCACATGTCCTCCACCGTACTTAACAGTGACCATGAggtacttttccacatattcatccaCTATTGGACACCAGACTCACCtgagtgtttatttctgtaaaactCAATCTCTCAAGTCCAATATGACCAAAGCACAGAGTTTCAGTTAAAGCTCTAGAGGTAGAGCTTTAACCGTTTGACACCCTCTTAAACAGGGTTGCCCTAAATCTGGTCTAAAATCAATGATAAAAACGTGTTGTTTTTAGTTGACATGTAAcagttattttcttctttcttccccCATAAGGAAAACATTAACAGGAATTATCGCAGCATCAGACTCAAACCTGATCAGTTTCCGTCTTATCTCACAAATGAAGTGGGCTTCACAAGTTTTGAGCACCTCGGGTCTCCTAGGTGTTCAGTAAGAGGTAATGGTATACTGAGTTTGCTTCTTACACAATATATAACTGTTTTAAGATGTATTAACTGTCTTTTTCTCCCAACAATGCAGGTTTTCAGAGGCCAATCTATGTTTATCACAAATGACCACCTCTGCCTTGAACAACACTGAATGTGAGTAGCCGAAAGCCACCACCTTTGTTTCAGCCTAGCCAGCTTCACTGGACTGCGACGCATCATCCTTAACAGATGGGGTTAGCTCTCGATGCTGAAGATCAAAGTTTAAAGGAAAAGAGCCACAGGGACCAAAAGTGGAATTGATTTCTCTGTCAACAGGATTCATCTTATCAAAACAACTCTGCTAGTAACTATCAGTTTGGCCAGACTGCAGGAAGAAACCCCGACCTGATCCCTCCCTTGAACTGTCCGAGTGGTAATGATCCCCCAGACTGATGCGTGACCATAAACTGTTTGCTCGGATGTCGTCACATTCATAATGTTCTGTCTTGCCACATCAGTAGACATAGTAGACCAAGGGTTTCTCAACTAGTTATTATCACTGTTTTAACAAGCTTTAGATGTTCTAGTCATCAGATGTAGGTTCTGTCTGCAGGACTGGGGTGTACCACTAAAACGCGGGGTTACTGAACTGGCTGTATACCAAGAAGAAGCCTTTTGAAAATCCACACGCAAATGCAGCTGATTTTCTAGTTAGTGGTGAATGAGATGGCGGAGAAACAACAACCTGCAGGTTAATGATTTTTACCCCCGAAAGCAAATATCTGCGCTTATGTTGCTGTTTTCAAACACTTAAAAGCCAAGGAGTTCATTTATTTGTCCTATAGTCCCACAATGGTGTGTaggttgtctttgtttttaggGAAATGTGGCTAACTCAACAAGTCctataaagatcaaatatgaCAAtctaaaaaagtacattttgttttcttccatttctaAATTTTTACTTCCTTGTTTTCTGCTCAGCCAGAGGCTGATTCTGAAGAGTAGTGGCGTACACCTTAGAAACGTGAATAAGACTCATAAGTAGAGATGCACCAGTCAGACATTTGTGGCCAACTTCCAATTTTCAACTTTTATACAACTTTAACCTACAGATAGGGATTTTAgctgattttcttttctcttgaGGACAAATTATATaagtagataaaaaaaaaaaaaacagcaataaaaatcTTTCTGTAGCCTTTGTATGGTTAGCAGTCATTTATTGTTCATAATAAGAGCAGAGGGGATGTCATCCTGCTGTCTACTAGAGCAGTCGCTTGAAAAGAGGGTTTACCTCATTTTTTAACACCAACTAAATGATTACagagttcacattttaaaaccattaGCATCTTATGTTAGTGATTAGCATGATTAGCAATTGCTTAAAACCAGTCTCTGTGTgtatattcaaaataatatatatcCTTACCTTAAATCTGAGATTATCAAGAGGATGCAACTTTTCCAAAGAATTGTTGAAACCTCAAAAGGATAAAATGGTAACTTTGCTGTTAttctttcagccttcctgttatctgctgaaagtcttgctctctttcCCTCTCTTGCAGCTTGAATGAACTGCAGACGTCTCGGCATGttgaagtaaaaaatatatctttttaaattggttctcacagctctgtgcttcctGTGACTTTATTATAAACACCTCTCTGATTGTAGATGACTCACTTCACTCAGTACCAGATTCTATACTGAAGAGTGTTGTCAGCGTTACCTGTTAACACAAAGTAGCCTAAGCTATGTTTACAAAGAGGCAAAACATCAGATTTTCTCTGAAAAATTAGACTATGTcttggtgcatctcaataatAACTATACAGTCAACAATCATAATATTCTGTCATTTAAGGAGAAATGGAAATAGTATTTAAAGCTGACACAAGACATGCCTAAAAAGCACAGTTAAAGTTTTGCCCTGAAGCATCAACCACCCTTTTCATTCGTAGCCCCCATAGTCagtgctctttttttctttagatttttttgataATCCATCCTCGAGCCCAAAGCAGGCCTGTTCTTATAATTTGCCACCACTTCCTTCTTGAGCTGTGTCCTCTGTGAGATACCGAAGGAGCTAAAGAATCAAGTAGAAAGTATGGAACGGGGACAGATTTATAGAGAGGCTGCTTTGGTCCTCGCTTTTGTGCAGggaggaaataaaaatagagGATTTTCTTGCTCTTTGAGactaaactgtttttatttgtagaaaatgaAACGTTCTTTCAGAGGAAACATacccttttatttaatttttttacccaGATTCGAAGAATAGTGTGATGTTTGATTTGATGTGTTGCCGAAACCATTTCTGATACTTTGATGATTTTTTGTCAATGTTTTGGTCTATAAGCCCCACAAAGTCTAACAGTGTATCGAGCGGTTATAATTGTGCGCTGAACCCCACTGATTTGTGCATCCAGGACAGAAGACCTTCCATTTTTCAGGAATTGTTGATATTGTTTGGAATATGTTAACCAGTGAATGACAGGGGCGGATGATTTGTTTCTAATTCAGCAAGTGATCACTGTAAATAAGtccttgtattttattttatttgttttctgttgtcaaTATTTTGTTCTTAACTATGTTTTACGTTTTAAAAttttcctgttttcagatgtttGCTGCCAATTCATGTGTggagctgcaggtctttttgtCCTTAAAGATTTGATAATCCAGCGTTGTATTTACAAATGAATGTAGACATTCTTAcaatgtttttgctttattacGCCCTGATGGGTACATTTATTGTTCGGTTtagtgctttttttgttttggataaattgtttgaaaggagcgacagcatcagtgcttttactttcttttcaaCATGGGCGGCTAATGCCAAAGACATCAAGGCACACATCTTACTACCGTGTTGTATTTCAATTTACTCTTGTATACATCCAGTCATCATCTGCAGGAATATCATACTAATTTTTGCCttataatgatttatttgaacagtttgttttttgttggtaCAAATTTAGCTCTAGTAAATAATAAGTAGGGCCATAAACATCCAGTGACTTTTTACTCAAAAACAGACCATTCATTAAACTTGGCTTTCAACTTAAACACCActagcttacagctaataaaaatccaaaatttagATTctccagaaataaaaaaaatgcaaaagactATTTCAAAATGGACAGAAATGTTTGCCAGTGTGTCCATTTACTGCACAGTATACATACTCAATACTTGGAGGTGATGGGCCTGTAGCTAAATTGAGGTGTTTTAGAAGCCCAGGTTTATTGGCCTCCTTCGGCTCGTGTGCAGCGTCGTCTGCTGGCTCCATGTTCTttttgacaatactccatagattctctagcGGTATGTTATGCCAGAAAGTGAAATCATATCCATAAAATGtgtcagcagatgacatggcaccccaaatcattaCCGAGggtaaaaataattacattggACTTCAACCAGCTTGGATTATGTTCCTCTTCACTCTTCCCCCATGtgaagaggactttggaccactgagcaacagttctgtctttttttttcctcagccCAGGCAGGACGCCTTGGACACTTGTTTAAGGGACGCTTAGCACAAGGAATGTGACTGTTGCAGCCCATTTTTGTGGTGAttcttgaagctctgactccagccGCAGGCCTCATCTTGTGAATCTCCGTCGAACACTTGAATGGGCTTTATTTCAAGATCCTCCCAAGGCTGCATTTATCCTTGTTGTTTGTTCACctttttcatcattttcctACACCAACGTCCCTGTTGTCGTGTATGACATAACATGAACGTgacatttctttctctttttactGGTCTTGCatcatatttaaattttctaagaagcagatgttttttttttgttagctgtaataaaaataaaatataaaggcTTAAAGCATATTGTGTGTAATCAGGCTATATATGAGTTcagttttgaattgaattactgaaattgaTTCACTTTTCAATGaatttctaatttattaaggTGCTGCTGTATAAGTATTGTAAAATtctcaaaaatatgttttgatgaagttacATTTTTGACCCTTTTTCTACAGACAATCTGATCCCCAGCCTTAAATTGAAGCACTATAGTCACTTAAAGGGGATCATGATAGGTGTCTTTGCTCTTGCAGTTTGTGCAAGCAGTATTATCTGTGACACCAATTGTTCAGAGCTATTTGGTACTTTGCAAAATGTTAGAAACTATACCTAAACTGTCTGTAATTACACAGCTCTATTATCCTTCTGTGCAATGTTTAGTGCAGTATGGTTAGAAACCTGTAACAACATGATCATGAATCTGAGCAACCATAGCAATGaagtaataaaatatatatcaaGTGCAACAGAACTGCTTTCAAAGCGAATCAGAAATACCACTGTTACAGTGGTATTTCTGATTTGCATTTTGTTGTATAATAAAGTAAATTAAAGCAGTACTATTAACCTAAAGTGTGTTACACTCCTAAAACTGATGTGTTAAAAGAATCACATGATGTGTTAAATTTTAACACCTTCCTGAATCAGATCAGGGATAGCTAATGTATTTTCACTTTTAACACAACTGTTAAAAGAGGCAACACAGCgatgtgttaaaatgtgttattttgacaCGTGAAAAGTGAGTTTTTATAGAATAGGTTGTATTAAACTTGAAATGTCCATTATTGGAaactaaacacatttaaataaactcaCCGCATACTACATATAACAGCAGAATCAGcaatggtattttaaaaaagcacaaTAATACATTCTAACAACCTGAAATCAATTCACTTTTGATATTCTTTATAGACTCAAATCACAAATAGCTACCTTCTTCTTAACTTAAAAGATAttcaaaaactttttaacccaAATTCTCTATAACAACTCTGTTTTTTACCATTCTGGGAGCAATGTACAAAAACCATAGCaataaattcaataaataaCAGAATGTTATTTAGACACTaggaaattgttttaattattaatatgcTCTTGATGAACCATCTTGGttacatacatttttatattctgtCCAATAAGCAGTTAACAAGTACAACTCAACAAATAAGAAAATTGGAGAGGGTCACATTTTGATGATTCTGGCATACAGTATCGTATATATCATGGGATAGTACGTAAAAAGTTGAAAATTACATCAGgtcaataaaaaagtatttttaatacaggaaaGTAAAATTATGGCAATATTAAAGCCAACACAATCAGGAGGGTTGCTGGTTTTACACTTtaccagcagacagtcactgactccttccacaaggagggtaagtcACAGAAGGTCATTGCAGAAGAAGCTGGCAGGTCACAGAGGGCTGTATCCAAACATATTCATGAAAAGTTGAGTAGAAGGTagaagtgtggtagaaaaagggtAACCTCAGCCTTGAgaagattgtgaagcaaagcgcACTGAAGAGTTTGGAGGAGATTCCTAAGTTGTAGACTGCATCTGGAGTCTTGACGCTGGGCTGACTTGCACCAGCAGGGGGCAGTAAATATGTTAACAACCCAAATGTTGAATAAAAACCtgaacaaaaagcaaaattttATAATATCTTGTTGGTTATGCACATTTTCAACATTTGACACacttagctttttttttttttttacttcttttcaGTAACTGACATTAAACAGACTGCATGTTGCCCTTTTTAAAATACtcataaacataagaaaaatagGCGAACATTTGCTATAAAAaagttctgtattttttttcctgttttaacattttgatttttttcatcatAGCAACCGGATATTTTATCAGAGATCTTCACGCTTTTGAATTccatttaatagaaaaaaaaaaaacacgtatTTGTATTTCCTCATTTACTGTCCCGTTGACTGCATCACGGGTGTCCAAAGTGCATCCTGGGCGCCATTTGCGGCCCTTGGGATGATTTTTGCCGTGGctacaataaaaaaatggacGAAATTGGCCTGCCAGCACAGGCAGTTCATGctgattgactttttttttactatgttTATTGCAAACTGTTCACCATTCAAGGGATATGCAGacgaaataaaatatttttagaatgaaaaactttaattACGACACaaagtatttgtattttgttaatcATGATTTTGCTTGAATGTTACCGTAATTTCATGGTAAATAGGAGCACACCCATCAAGTGACTTATAGAAAAGCGTACTTATGCACACACAGTCATTGCTAAATAAAGCAAGATTGACCCATATCCCATTCTTGTTGAGAGTACTACAAAAATTTCTCGaccaagaaaatgaaaaataattgatCCAGAAAATGGAAATATTGTTTGCCTTTCTTATAATAGAGCATcccttattttgttttacaaaaaccaAACTCGTTTTGTTGTCTCATcaaaatattttgcatttattttattgttgaacagggaaaaatgtatacatttcccaataaaatagttttgctgttttaatagaaaataaaacgtttgtGGACTGTGAGTATTTTTGACTTCGCAATTTTGGCATGAcaggtttggacaccactgggcaacataaaaaatatctgAATTCTTGCAATAATTTTATCCTGTCAGACCcgttatgtttttaaaatgaaagactCACATCCACCTGTCCACCCATTTATCAATTTATCTGGCAGCGTCTATCCATCCAGGCTGAAAATGTCAAATATGGTGTAGATAGCATCATCACTGTAACAGTCAACATGTTAGATTTGAGGCAGTAGGAATAATtgcagcttttctgtttttaataaaatatttttattttttgtgttatttctttGATACAGTCAACTCACCTTGCCTCATTCTATCGCTCTCAAACCATTTAGGACATCTGCCATCAGCTGAGTGgtagttaaaaaatattttaaagaataatacTGAAAAGCCAAAGTCCGCCATCTGACCTCCCAATCCCACACTGGGCAGACAAAGCCACAAGGAATCTGCTTTGCAGTTGTGACTGGTGCATTGTAGCACTTTTCATCTGTTTCCCAGCAGCATTGTCCAGACAGACTGAATGGTGAAATaacataaacacagacaagagACAGAACACTTCATCCACAAAAGCTGTGCTCCATCACAGGTATTTGGGTCAGTCACTTGACTGGTATTGTCTCCTGTCAGTGCAGCAACCATCAAAAGCATGCCCGACCCAACCCGGACTGCTTTCTACCCTGTTATTTCACTGAAGCCCAGCAAAATGGGTTTGTAATTCAGACAATGTAATTAATGAACTAAAACATCAgtccatttattttaatgcatttattggCAGCAAAGCAAATGATATAGTAAATATTTCCAATTAAGAGGGCGCAAACGTATGGTGTATCTAATATTTTATCTAGTAGGTAAAGATAAACTGGTAAAGATTCACTTCAGAAACTCTCTGTTGGATCCAACATGTTTGGAGACCAAAGTGGGCTAGGTCAGAGAAGCAGTATCCCAGCCACCTGTCTTGTAACAGCATGCAGGCATCTCTGGACCACCAGCAAAGTGCTAAAAACGCATAGCACAACacctggaacaaaacaaaaacaatctgaaattgAGCTTATCCTATACCTGTACTGATAGACTTCATGTAGTGTTTTCTTATGAGATGAGGCCTACACTTTACCTGTATCTTCGAGGACATCCATGGTGTCCAACAATATACTCTTGGGCATAGCAGAACCGTCTGCAGAGTCCTCTATACCCACAGGTCCAATACTGCATCTCCGGATCATCTGctgatgacaaaaataaaataaaaattatcccTTCCTATAGTCCTGAAGACAAAATGAAGTCATCAAGACaatcttttctttaaaaatgtcacaTAATCAGAATTATTGACCTCTGAGCAACACAAAATGGTGAGATTgccattttaaattgttttaacaaGGAGCATTTTGGTTTCACAGTATAGCAAAACGGATGCGTCCATTGCTCACCCTCCGCAGTCGCAAGCATCAGGAGAAGAACGAGGAGAACCAAGCTAAGTCCCTTCATGTTTGGGCAACAATTAGctttcagaaactgctgctgGCTCACTGATGCTGCATTTATACAGCATATCAAGCACAGGGGGGAGGAGTCCGTCTGGTCTGTCCAAATCACAACAAGAGTATCAATGAAAGATGGCAGTCTGGGGCGTGGAGGTCATAGCCGTCAAGTTACCcaacaaacaaatacaaaacaatttagggttcattttctgtattttatctaAAGCTGTATCACATTTTGAGAACTTATTGAGCAAACTGTTAAGCTTTCTACTTGtgctgaaattaaaatgaaaaaagggaCTCTTGTGTTGAATTGTACTAAACTACAACCGTTCGGCTGGACCGAGgagtaaaccacagtgaagcAGAAGTTGAATTTACAGGAGATGTTTGTTTAGCAGTGCAATTCGGGCTCTGCATGTGTTTTCAGGGCTGGGCCTTCTGCTCATCCAGACCTCTCTCTACATGTGATTACGGCAGTAGTTTGCCAGTTGTTGCTGATGCTGTGAAACTACAATCACGCTGCACAAAACATGCCCCAGTGACGCAGTGGAGAATTGTTAACTTAACAATAAAAAGgtatgaacacacacacacacacacatatatgctTGTAAAGAATGCCCTCTGGTGCTTACATAAAGACGTTTGCTTGCTTGTTTATCCTGTCCTCTGTCTGCATCAGTAAAAGGTCAAATACTGCTTGCACACTACAGCATCTTAAGAAATAAGAATCTGTTTCTACTTAACacgttttcagaaaaaaagaattttgtttgaaataaaaaaacatacaggTAACAACACTAaccctccacatttattggctCCTCTGCTAAAAACGTGAAATAAGCCTCAAAATTAAGCATAATCTTATACTGAACAGTTCTGAAATATtcaacttttaatttaaaaacatttattcagtgaagAGGGGCTgtaattgtttaattttaaaatgtatatttcacttttttcaGCCGATCAGTGTCTATAAAGTAGAATTCTATATAACACAACACAGAGGCCAAATTCTCTTACGCACTTTTCAAAATGGCAAAGATGAGAGTACATGCTATTTAAACAAGGCAGATGGGTATTCATAACTCAGAAAGCTATACGGCTAATCTTTGCCATATCTATAGTCAATAAAATaggtaaaaagtttaaaacacctAAAACTGTGGTCAACAAGGCTGGATtatttatcttgccaccacaTACTGTGAAGAAGATGGTATGAGTAATAAAAAAGATTCTCGAACTCATTGTTTGAGAACTTTAAGATTGGCAGCCTTGG harbors:
- the defbl2 gene encoding defensin, beta-like 2; the encoded protein is MKGLSLVLLVLLLMLATAEADDPEMQYWTCGYRGLCRRFCYAQEYIVGHHGCPRRYRCCAMRF